The sequence TGCTGGCCAAGCCATCCATACGGGAGGTATTGCCGGATTGGACCATTGGTCAACTGCGCTCGCATAACGTACCGGAAACGGAAGTGGAACAATTTGCCGAGCTGGTCCAGCGTGCCCGTACCCAAACCAGCCATGACACGGCCCGGGATTTTCTGGCCACGCTCACCCGGCGCGAGTTGCAAACCCTGTCCAGGGTTCATGGTTTGACCGTTCCGATCCGGAAAGAAACCCTGAGTGAAACCCAGGCCATGCAATTGTTGAATCCTTTTGCCGTGGCTCCCGGACAACTTCCTGCCACGGTATTCCCCCCTCCACATGCCCCGTCCGCTGTGCAACGCGCCTGGTCTGAAGCCACTGCCGGCCAGAACACCCTGGAACTCCTCGACAGCATGGCACCGTTTTTGGCCCAAAGCGCCGCCAACAACACCCTCTATGATGCCGAAGACAATCCGGTCGGGTGCATCTCTCCCTCCGACACCAACTATTTCGACATCTATACCGAAGAGGGGTTTTCCTATCTGGATCAGGCCGTTTTCCTCATGGATACCCTGAAATCCTGCCGGGCATACCTGGAACCAACCACGTTTCGCAAACGGAAAGGGTTTTTGTTGCACTATCGTCTGGCCCTGGTCGGCATGCTGTCCGACTGAAACGGATTGAAAAAGAACATAATTTCGAACCATCAGGATCAGGCATATGGATATTCAAACGTCCCAGGTTCCTTTTTCTCATCCGGCAGCGAGCAGGTCCTATCAGGCGGCTCAAGGCAGCATGGTCCAGGTTGCGCCGGAAAGGCCGGGGAAAGCCTCCCCAATCGAGGAAGAATCTGCCGCAATCGGAACCTTCATCCAGGACAAGGTGACCATTCGTGCCCCTGATTCCGTGCGTTATGCCCATATGCAATTGGCCGATCAAAGTCTCGGCACCATCCTGCACACCAAAATTCCCCCCACAATGAATCCCATCCCCGCGCAAACACCCCTTCATATCGATGTCATGGCTTGAGAAAAATGAGTTTGCTCCCGATGATTCTGCCTGCTCTTCCAGTCGGGATTGTGTTAGGCTGGATCAAGCTGCTGGCATCTTCAAGACTTTCCCGTTCAAGACTTTCCCGTTCAAGACTTTCCCGGCAGCGATTCAAGACGGGAACTGTTTGGATATTATCGGATCGGAAATTTTCATGTTCATGGACAACAACCGAGCGGACAATTGATACATCATGAAGGTACTTGTTCTCAATCCACCGGACGAAAATACTATTATTACATATCCTGATGAAAAAGGTAAAGGTTATTTGGAGGCTGACGATTTTGGTTTGTTCCCCCCTCTTGGAGCCTTGTACGTCCTGACCTACCTTCAGGAACACTCGACAGGTCACCAGCTCCATTTCATCGATTGCATCGCGGAGAAGATTACTCAGGCCAGATTGCCCGCCATCATCGCAGAGATCAAACCCGATGTTGTCGGGATCACCAGTTTCACCATTTCACTGCTTGATGTGATCCAGGTGGCCCGGACCGTGCGTTCAATCGTACCCCAGGCCCATATTTGCATGGGTGGTCACCATCCGATAGCCTTTCCCTTCGAAGCAGCACAGTTGCCGGAATTTGATTCCATCGTTGTGGGTGAAGGAGAGATGGCTTTCACCCAACTGGTCCATGCCCTGGAAACACAGGGCGATATTACGACGATTCAAGGGGTTTATACCCGGGATTCAATCCAGGCCTGGCGTGATCGGCCTTTTCATGACAAGCGCTTTCTGGGAACCCTGGGCGTGATGCCGGGATACGTGGAGAATCTGGACGAACTGCCCTTTCCGGATCGTCGCCACATTCGCCATATCGGTTATCATAGTGTACTCGGTGTCAGTGCCCACCTCGCCACCATCATCACGAGTCGTGGCTGTCCCTACCTGTGTACATTCTGTGATGTGCCCTGCAAACGCTATCGACGGCGCTCCACGGCCAACGTGATTGACGAGGTGGAAGCCTGCCTTGCCCTGGGATATGACGAGTTTCACTTTTATGATGATCTGTTCAATGTATCATCCCGCAAATTGATTGAATTTTGCGACGAAGTGGAACGCCGCAACCTGAAATTCGACTGGGATTTCCGGGGTCGGGTCAATACCGTGACGCATGAATCCCTGCGCCGGGCCAAACGGGCCGGTTGCCGGATGATTTCGTTCGGCGTCGAAACAGCCACCGATGCGGGATTGGCAGAGCTGCGCAAGGGAACCACCGTTGCCCAGGTACTCCAGGTCTTTCAGTGGTGTCGGCAACTGGGCATCAAAACGGTGGCCGATTTCATGATCGGTCTCCCCTTTGAGCGCAGTGAGGCCGATATCCTCCACAATCTCGCCTTCACCCGCAAACTGGATCCCGATTACTGCCAGGTATCCATTCTCAATCTGCAACCCAATACCTCCCTGTTTGATCAGGCTGAACAAAAAGGCCTGGTCAGCAAGAAACGCTGGATAGAATGGGTCCTTGATCCCAAACCCGGCTTTATCGTGGACCACTGGGAAGAGCATGTCCCGGTTTTACGGCAAGTCTACTTGCAGCGCCAGGCCTATCGTCGCTTCTATATGCGACCCCGTTATATTTTGCGCAGCATTTTTGGTGTGCGAACCTGGCACGAGTTCAAAGTCAAATTCAATGGCTTTCTGAAATTGTTCAGGTGAATTCATGTCAGTCACGGATGCCATCCCTCGTCTCACACTCCTGATCCCCGTATACAATGATTGGGACTCCGTGCATGAACTTCTGGTGCGCATGGACCGTTTATTTGAACAGCATTTTCAGACCCGCGATGAGGCACATAAAGTTTCAGTATTGCTGGTCAATGATTGTTCAGAAATATCACCACCCCTGGAAACCTGGCATCAGGCACGGTTTTCCATGCTTCGCTCGATAAAAATAATGAATCTTATTAATAATATGGGACACCAGATCGCCATAGCCGTGGGTCTGGGTTCCCTGGCGTCCACCCCGGGTGAGGGAGTCATCATCGTGATGGATGGTGATGGTGAAGATCGTCCAGAGGATGTATTCAGACTGTTGCAGGCCCACCGTGAACACCCGGAAGCCTACATTCTGGCGCACCGACATAAACGCTCGGAGGGATTGGGTTTTCGTCTGGGCTATCGTCTCTACAAATTGACCTACTTCATCCTGACCGGCAAGAGCATCACCCATGGCAATTTTTGCCTGATTCCCTGGGAAAGACTCCTCTCTCTGACCTCACGTTCCACCCTCTGGAATCATCTCGCCGCCACCATCAATGAATTCAAAAAATCTCACCATCTGTTGGCCACCGAACGCGGCAAACGCTTCTTCGGAAAGAGTCGCATGAATGTGTGGGCCTTGATTTTTCATGGCTTGAACGGAATTTCGGTTCATTTGGAAACCGTCAGCCTGCGCCTGCTCATGGCATCCTTGATCATTGGTGCCATTTCTTTTTGCGTCATGATCGCCCTGGTTCCCATTCGCCTGTTCTGGGATTGGGCCGTGCCCGGTTGGGCCTCGACCATTGGCTTTCTCAGTCTGGTCATCGGTATCCAGGCATTCCTGATTTCCATCTTTTCGACTTTCATGGTCCTGAACAATCGCCAACGGGTCACCATCACGCCCAGAAAAGATTGGTCAGCCTATGTCATGGACGAGCAAACCTTGTTGTTTGACACGAAAGAGTCCTGATGGATCCCATTTTCCAGGGATTGAAAAAAACAGGAAAAATGGATCGAATATTCACCATGAATGCCACGGTGTACGTACAAAAAACAGGAGAAGCCGGCTTGGAAAGAATATTCATCTTTGGTGCGACATCGGCCATGGCCCATGCCACGGCCCGGTTTTATGCCGCCGAGGGAGCCACTTTTTTTCTGGTGGCACGACAGGCCGAGAAACTGCAAACCGTGACCAATGATTTGTTGGCACAAGGTGCCACCCGTGTTGAAACGACCGTCATGGATGCGCTGGAGTTTCAACGTCACCAATCTGTCGTGGCCATGGCCCATGCCAGCATGGGTGGCATCGATGTGGCGCTCCTGGCCCATGGGCAGGCCCCGGACCAGAAAGCCTGTGAGGCATCCTTCGACTTGACGCGACATGAATTTGAGGTCAATGGACTAAGTATCATCTCTCTGTTGACGCATTTGGCCAATTATTGCGAAAATGCCGGGCACGGAAAAATTGTGGTTATTTCCTCGGTGGCGGGGGATCGGGGCCGGAGCAGCAATTATGTCTACGGTAGCGCAAAAGGGGCCTTGGACCGGTTTTTACAGGGCCTGCGCAACCGTTTGCACCGCCGTGGCGTCAAAGTCATTACCATCAAACCCGGGTTTGTGGATACCCCCATTGCCGCCCACTATCCCAAAAATTGGCTGTGGGCAAAACCAACAACTGCCGGGCGGGCCATACATCGAGCCATCAAGCGCGGCAGGGAAGTCGCCTATGTGCCCTGGTTTTGGCAAATCATCATGAGCGTGATTCGGGCCTTGCCGGAATTTATTTTCAAGCGTCTTTCTCTCTAAAAATCGTCTTTCTCTCTAAAATTGAAAATTATTTTTTTATTGGGGCTCCGCCCCAAACCCCGCCAGGAGGAAGGGCGCAGCCCTTCCTCCTGGACCTCCATCCCAGTTTTTCATACGTTTTTTTGGACTTCCCCCTCCCCTCCCCCGCATTTGGAAAACAACCATGAACAACACACCCCGCACAGTGCCCATCATCCCAACCCAACTGGAAAGTTGGGGCCGAATCATACTGGAAAAGTGCCAGGTGGCCCAGCCAACAGATCACACATCCCTGGTCACCCTGTGTCAGGAGCTGCTGGCCAACAACCAAGCCATCTGTCCGCGAGGTGCAGGACTGAGTTTTTTGGATGTGGCCATGGATTCCCAGGCCGTGGTGGTGGATGTGGCCAGATTGAATCGCATTCTGGAGTTTGACTCAACCCAAGGCATTCTGGTCGCCGAACCCGGCGTGACATTGGGACAAATTCTCGATTTGACCTTGCCCAGGGGATGGGTCATCGGCGGCATACCCGGCACTCCGGATGTCACCCTGGCAGGGGCCATCGGCAGCAACATTCATGGCAAGGACACTTTCAATCACGGTTGTTTTGCCAACGGCGTGCAAGCACTGGAACTCTTGTGTCCCGATGGCACCCTCCGCCTTCTGGACGCGGACCACGAAGGCGAATTGTTTCATGCCATCCCAGGCAGTCTGGGATTGTTGGGCCTGATCACCCGGATTACCCTGCGACTGCACGCCGTTCCCGCCAATGCCTACCTGGCAGTCCAACGTATTCCTTTTACATCCATTTCTGAGTTACTGACCCGATTTGCAACACTCCGCAACGACTCCCACATGGCTTATGCCTGGCTGGATGCCTTTGTACCAGAAGGACGCGGCATTCTGGAAAGTGCCGTGTTTATCCCGCCTCCGGCTGGAACCACCTACCGACCCAATCACAATCGCCCACGACGACTGTTTGGACTGTTACCTATTCAGCCGACCTATTCCCTGTTGCAGCCCTGCATGGGACGCCCGGCCATGCGTCTGCATAACAAGCTCAAGTTTCTGGCAACTTCCACGACAAGGCCGGCAGATTGCATCCCCTTCAACGATTACAATTTTCCATTGGCTTATACAATTCCCGAAGTTCGTGGATTATTCCCGGGCGGCTTCATGGAAATTCAACCCCTGGTTCCCAAAGACCAGGCGGAAAATTTCCTGAAAGAGGTCATTCGGTTGGGTATCGCCCATGGTTGCGAGTCATGGTTGTGTGCCATAAAATTATTTAAAAAAGAACAATTGCCATTCGCGTTTGCCTTGGATGGATATTCCATCAGCCTCGAATCACCGGGTCGATTGCGTTTTCATCCCCGTTACAGGCAATTCAAGAAAGATATCTGTGAATTGACCCTGGCAGTGGGCGGACTACTGAATATGTATAAGGGTGGCGACCTGGATGCTGCATTTATCGTGCATGGGTTTCCAAACCTGTCAAAATTAATCCAAATGAAAGGGAATATAGATCCAAAAGATTGTTTTATGAATGGATTTTGGCGAAGAGTGAAAAACGAGGAAGAGAAACTCTTTACATCTTAATAAATTGATGCGACAGGAGCAATGATATTCTGTATGCAAGATTGTCAAACGTGTTCACGGAAAATACATTTGCATGAACGATATCAATCATTCGCAAAAGAGGGCCGACCGACATGATAAAAGCAAGGATTGTCCAATACAATCTATTATATTGAAATTTTTCCACCATAAAATGAAACCACAAAATAAAGAATATCATGCCCATGGCATATCCAGGAGCCAGGAAACGGGTTAATTCCCATTTCAACCCATGATATTCAAACAAAAAGTTGAGAGTAAATGCGAAAACGAAGACCAGCAACCCCATGGTCCAGAACAAATGCATTTGAGTCAACTGTGGCAGCAGGGGATGGGACTGAATTTGCTTTTTCCCAAGAGAGTACAGCAAAGATCCCAAAAAAACAAACCCCAGGATAGGAAAAAATGCCACCCGAAATGCTGTTGTGATGGCTGTCCATATCATCATCTCCATGCGCGACCAGAGAATTTCCTGAAAAGCCTGCACATTTTTTTCTTTCATTATGTATTGGATTGCCAGGGAAGAATTTTTATCTGCCTGAAGAATGAACTCATCTGGAAATGGCTCCGCATAAGGAGGCAACAGCCCAGGCAACCATCCAAAATAATTTTTTGGATAAGGATAATTGAATGGCAAATAAACCGACAATTTCAATACGGGACCTTTCAAATTGCTTAAACCACGCATGCTGGGTATGTTATAGCTATCTTGCAGTTTTTTGGGTGTCAACATGCCTCCCATCCATGCGCCACAGACAGACCCAATCAGAAAAAAAATGGCCGCCATGGCATGTAATGATTTGATCTTGCTTTTGACAAATATTTTGTAAACAGAAAAAACCGAAAAAAGACCCAGCATAAGAACTATATTTTGTGCTGCCAACAAATTTGATGTAAATCCAAACAGGAGGAACACAACACCTGCAACGCCATGAAGGACAAGATTTCTATTGCCTTGCCCAGCTTCGGATAAAAACATGAAAATAACCAACAGGGAAAGAAAAGATCCCAGACCAATCAGAGAATCCGGATACCCATTCATGATCCATGGATTTCCGGTATCCACCACAAGAATGTTTGCAAAAGAAAGAGCTGTATTTCCGGTCATGAATAGAAAAGCAGCAATTTTTGCATAGAGAGTTGATGGAATAAATATTCTAAAAATACCATAGGACAGCACGCCGAAGGCGATCATGCTAAAATACAACCATATATTCAAGAACATCATAACACCATATTCAGCAAGACCAAAAAATAGTGTGATACTGGACAGAACAGAATGCCCATAATTTTGATTCAAAATTGGGATATGATTATTTTGAAACATCCATTCTGCCAGCAGAGCAGATCGCCCACTATGTAAGGATCCCATATTGTAGAAAAGTCTGGAATTGACGCCGGTAAACTTTGAATCCAATATATTTTCACGAATTGGCGTGAGAGTCACTTCACCGGGTTTGTTGCCAGATCTGGCATCTGAACGCTGGACAGTCATGTTATATACGACATCAAATGTCCCATCGACCGGATAGAGCCAGAATAAAAGAATTAATAAATACAATAATGCGAGGGAAATCAGGTTAAAAAATACTTTGTGGATCGAAGGCCCTCCAAACCAGGCAAGTTTATTGTCTTTCTGCTTGATATAGTTAAAAATAACCGGCGAACCAAGAATCATTATGAACACGGTTGATGAAATAATTGAATATTTGAGATTGCCAATAAAATAAGAAATGGTGCGTGTCACTGTTAAAAAAACGCCGATCCCCAGAAAGAAACCACTGCCATTGATAAAAGAAACAGGAAGTTTATTTTTGTATATAATAGAAATTAAAAATCTCCCCCCTGTCAGAAACAGGATGGCGTATATGAATACGATGAAAAACTGGGCAATGAATACCAAAAGATTCATTCTATCACCATAAACGGGCAAGCATGCAGCAATCCAGAGAGTTTCCGATAAAAAAATGAAGCGGGCACGTTATTATTTTTTCAGGTCACCCGTGCCACCAGCAGGATGGATTTTCCCAGTCGATAACGCAACAATGGGTCAAACCATCTGGAAAGGGGCACCATGAGCCGATCCCAGACATGGATCTGGTCTATGGTGGGCATGGATTGACGAAAAAAGAGGCGATTGGCCAAGCTGGCCAACAATCCGACAGAATCGAGATAGCGCAACTTTTCCACGACCATGCCCGGAGGAATCAACGCCCGGAGCGTATGACGGTCATAGCGACGCACATGGCCAATGGCCGCATCGAAAGGAGTATACAAATATTCATGAGCCGGTGACAGGATGATCAGGCGGCCCTGATGATTCGTCAAGTGACTGCATGCCCGTTGCAACTCGGCCTGATCATCCTGGATGTGTTCCAGAACATCCACGTAAAGAATCCGGTCGAACCGGATTTCCGGAGGCAGATCGGTCAAGGTTCCACAGAGCGTTTTGCAACTGGGCGGGATGATCCCCTGATGGATGCGGGCGGTCAGGTGCGCCAGCAGGTTGGGGTCTGGTTCCAGGCATGTCCAGGAGGAAATCGATTGGTTGCAAAGATGAAGGGTGGTGTTTCCGGTTCCTGCGCCAACTTCCAGGACAGATCCCTGGATTTCGGGAGCCATATGTTGGGTGAGGTATTTTTTCCAGTTGAGCGCCTGAGCGAAAAGATCCAATTCCAAACCGGGATAGTGAGTCATTTGATGGTATCCTGGATCCATACTCGACAAGTCTGCTGACATGGCACGAATATTGCTAAAAGCCACCAGAACGACCTTTGATACGCGCCCCTGACCGATATCATGGCAACAACAGCAAAGTCAGAACAGGAAAAATCTGGACAATCAGCGATATGATTGGCCAAACTGTCCCGGATGAAACCATCACCCATGACGAAGTTACAGAGCTGACACCTGGGTGTGACCATATCCATCGCGTCGGTCCCGTGCCATGGCATGTTCACTTTTCCTGGTAACCCGAAATTTTGGAAAAACGGTGTCGTATCCCGCGACCCATGGTAAAAAGGATACCGTACTCTGCCACCAGAGGTGTTGGATCGGTCAGTTGAAACCAGAACCATTTTTTAAAAAAAGTGAAGGAGATCAACATGCACAGGGATTCCCGGACAGGTCGGTTGTGGGCAGGATTGGCGTTGCTTCTGGGATTGTCGGTCATGAGTGCCACAGCGACCGCCGAGGAGAAGGACAAGGCCAAGTCCGCCTTTTCCAACGAGACCAGCTTCGCCAACGATATCCAACCAATCCTGGTCTATCGTTGTCTGGAATGCCACAAGGAAGGAGGCAAGGGCGAAGTGGAAAGCGGCCTGCGCCTGGACTCCTATGAAGGTCTCATGAAAGGAACCAAGAACGGCAAGATCATCATCGCCGGCAACGCCCTGGCCAGCACCCTCACCCAATTGGTCAGTGGTCAGGCAGCCCTGCGCATGCCCCACAATAAGAAGCCCCTGACGACCTGTGAGATTGAAGCCATGCGTCGCTGGATCCAGCAGGGAGCCAAAAACAACTGAGATAACACACCCGTTCGATGTGATGTGGCTTGCCCCTGGGCATGTGCAAAACAGGGATGTGTGGCGTGCCCAGGGAAGAACATGAATATTCCATGGAAAAGGAAAAAATCAGCATGAAAATCCGCAAGGCGGTTTTCCCGGTCGCTGGTCTGGGAACACGCTTTTTGCCCGCCACCAAGGCCATCCCCAAAGAGATGCTGCCGGTCGTGGACAAGCCGTTGATCCAATACACGGTCGAGGAAGCCCTGGCAGCCGGTATCGAGGAGATCATCTTTGTCACCAGCCGGGGAAAGACTCCCATGGAGGACCACTTTGATCGCGCCCCGGAGCTGGAAGAGATGCTGCGCTGTCGTGGCCAGATTGACCTTCTGGGCCAGATCGAAGCCCTGGTGGCCGAGTCGTGGTCCGTATTCTCGGTCCGCCAGAATGACCCCCTGGGGCTGGGGCACGCCGTCTGGTGCGCCCGGGACCTGGTGGGCAACCAGCCCTTTGCCGTCATGCTCCCCGATGACCTGATTCAGCCCTCCACACCCGATGGCCAACCCGTCCCACCCGTGATGAAACAAATGGTGGAACGGTTCCAACAGGTCCAATCTCCCCTGATGGCCGTCATGGAAATTCCCGCCGACCAGACCAATCGGTATGGCATCATCGATCCGAGCGGACCACAAACCGAAACCGGCCTGATCCCGGTCAAAGGCCTGGTGGAAAAACCCAAACCAGCCCATGCCCCCTCGCGCATGGCCATTATCGGTCGTTACATCCTGACACCGGACATTTTTGGTCTGCTCGGAGAACAGCGCGCCGGTGCCGGAGGGGAGATTCAACTGACCGATGCCATGGCCGGTCTGCTGAAAAAACACGCCCTGTACGGCTATCGTTTTCAGGGCATTCGTTACGACTGCGGCACCAAGGCCGGTTACCAGATGGGCAATCTTGCCCTGGCCCTGGAAATGCCGGAGTTGCGCCGGCATTTGCTCCCCTTCATGCAGGAGCGACTGAACCATTGGGCCAGAATGACCCCGACATCGGCAGGGAAATCAACCTGATATGCGTGGGAACCACTGGACTGAAATGACTCCGACCTCAACAGGGAATCCAATCTGATATGCGTATTACCATGATCGGTGCCGGATATGTCGGGCTTGTCTCTGGTGCCTGTTTTTCCGAATTTGGCGTGGATGTCACCTGCCTGGACAATGATGCAGAAAAAATTGCCAGACTCCAGAAAGGCCAAATCCCCATCTATGAACCCGGTCTGGACAGTCTGGTGGAGCGCAACAACCGGGCAGGCCGGTTGCACTTTACCACCGATGCCCCCGCCGCCATCCGCCAGAGCGATGTCGTTTTCATTGCCGTAGGCACCCCTGAACGCGGCAGCGACGGCGCAGCAGACCTCAGTTATGTCTATGCCGCAGCCCGCACCGTGGCCAAAAATCTGGATAAATTCACGGTGGTGGTGACCAAGTCAACCGTTCCGGTCGGCACCGGCCTGGAGGTGGAACAGATCATCCGCCAGGAAAATCCCCAGGCCGACTTTGCCATTGCCTCCAATCCCGAATTTTTGCGCGAGGGGTCGGCCATCGAGGATTTCATGCGCCCCAACCGGGTGGTGATCGGTGCCAGCGACCCGCGTGCCATCGAGATTCTCAAAGAGTTGTACCGCCCCCTGTATCTGATCGAAACTCCGATCCTGATCACGAACATTCCCACCGCCGAGCTGACCAAATATGCCGCCAATGCCTTTCTGGCGACCAAGATCATGTTCATCAATCAAATCGCCAATCTGTGCGAAAAGGTGGGGGCCGATGTCCATGGCGTGGCCCGGGGCATGGGACTGGATCAACGCATCGGCAAAAAATTTCTGCACCCGGGTCCCGGCTATGGAGGTTCCTGCTTTCCCAAGGATACCCTGGCCCTGGCCACGACCGCCAAAAACAATCACGAACCCATCACCATCGTCGAGGCGGTGATCGCCGCCAACCGCCACCAGAAAGAACGCATGGCCGACAAGGTCAAAATGGCCCTGGATGGCCACCTGGACGGGGCCAACATTGCCGTCCTGGGTCTGACCTTCAAACCCAATACCGACGACATGCGGGATGCCCCCTCCCTGACCATCATCCCCCCCCTGCTCCGCGCCGGTGCCCGGATCCGGGCCTACGATCCGGAAGGAATGGCCGCCGCCCGCAAATATCTGCCCGATATCAGCTATATGGAAGGGGTCTATGAAACCTGCGTGGAGGCTGATGCCATCCTGATCCTGACCGAATGGAACCAGTTCCGGAATCTGGACATGGCGCGTATCAAGGCCGCCATGCGACCCCGGGCAGATGGCCGCTTCGTGTTCTGTGATTTTCGCAACATTTACGAGCCAGAAAAAATGCGGCAATCGGGCTTTCGTTACTTCGGCGTAGGACGGTGATTCGCATGGCAAACCCCCATATATTCCGGGAATACGACATTCGCGGCGTGGCCGGCAGTGATCTCACTCCGGCAGTGATGATCGACCTGGGTCGGGTCTTTGCAGCCCTGGCCCGGGAAGCCGGTGGTGCCAAATCCGATCCCCCGACAGTTGCCCTGGGACGCGACGGGCGTCTTTCCTCCCCGGAACTGGCCCAGGCACTGGCCACGGGTCTGGCCGAAGGGGGCATGGCAGTCATCGATGTGGGCCTGATCACCAGTCCCGGTCTCTACTTTGCCACCCACCATTTTCAGACCGATGCCGGCATCATGATCACCGGCAGCCATAATCCAAAAAATTACAACGGCCTGAAAATGATGCGCACCGGCAAACCCCTCTATGGCCCCGATATCCAGGCCATGCGCCACAAGCTGGAAAACGGGGGAGGTCCCAGGGTCCCGGGTGGATCCATCCGCT is a genomic window of Magnetococcales bacterium containing:
- a CDS encoding B12-binding domain-containing radical SAM protein gives rise to the protein MEADDFGLFPPLGALYVLTYLQEHSTGHQLHFIDCIAEKITQARLPAIIAEIKPDVVGITSFTISLLDVIQVARTVRSIVPQAHICMGGHHPIAFPFEAAQLPEFDSIVVGEGEMAFTQLVHALETQGDITTIQGVYTRDSIQAWRDRPFHDKRFLGTLGVMPGYVENLDELPFPDRRHIRHIGYHSVLGVSAHLATIITSRGCPYLCTFCDVPCKRYRRRSTANVIDEVEACLALGYDEFHFYDDLFNVSSRKLIEFCDEVERRNLKFDWDFRGRVNTVTHESLRRAKRAGCRMISFGVETATDAGLAELRKGTTVAQVLQVFQWCRQLGIKTVADFMIGLPFERSEADILHNLAFTRKLDPDYCQVSILNLQPNTSLFDQAEQKGLVSKKRWIEWVLDPKPGFIVDHWEEHVPVLRQVYLQRQAYRRFYMRPRYILRSIFGVRTWHEFKVKFNGFLKLFR
- a CDS encoding glycosyltransferase — protein: MSVTDAIPRLTLLIPVYNDWDSVHELLVRMDRLFEQHFQTRDEAHKVSVLLVNDCSEISPPLETWHQARFSMLRSIKIMNLINNMGHQIAIAVGLGSLASTPGEGVIIVMDGDGEDRPEDVFRLLQAHREHPEAYILAHRHKRSEGLGFRLGYRLYKLTYFILTGKSITHGNFCLIPWERLLSLTSRSTLWNHLAATINEFKKSHHLLATERGKRFFGKSRMNVWALIFHGLNGISVHLETVSLRLLMASLIIGAISFCVMIALVPIRLFWDWAVPGWASTIGFLSLVIGIQAFLISIFSTFMVLNNRQRVTITPRKDWSAYVMDEQTLLFDTKES
- a CDS encoding SDR family oxidoreductase — its product is MERIFIFGATSAMAHATARFYAAEGATFFLVARQAEKLQTVTNDLLAQGATRVETTVMDALEFQRHQSVVAMAHASMGGIDVALLAHGQAPDQKACEASFDLTRHEFEVNGLSIISLLTHLANYCENAGHGKIVVISSVAGDRGRSSNYVYGSAKGALDRFLQGLRNRLHRRGVKVITIKPGFVDTPIAAHYPKNWLWAKPTTAGRAIHRAIKRGREVAYVPWFWQIIMSVIRALPEFIFKRLSL
- a CDS encoding FAD-binding oxidoreductase, encoding MNNTPRTVPIIPTQLESWGRIILEKCQVAQPTDHTSLVTLCQELLANNQAICPRGAGLSFLDVAMDSQAVVVDVARLNRILEFDSTQGILVAEPGVTLGQILDLTLPRGWVIGGIPGTPDVTLAGAIGSNIHGKDTFNHGCFANGVQALELLCPDGTLRLLDADHEGELFHAIPGSLGLLGLITRITLRLHAVPANAYLAVQRIPFTSISELLTRFATLRNDSHMAYAWLDAFVPEGRGILESAVFIPPPAGTTYRPNHNRPRRLFGLLPIQPTYSLLQPCMGRPAMRLHNKLKFLATSTTRPADCIPFNDYNFPLAYTIPEVRGLFPGGFMEIQPLVPKDQAENFLKEVIRLGIAHGCESWLCAIKLFKKEQLPFAFALDGYSISLESPGRLRFHPRYRQFKKDICELTLAVGGLLNMYKGGDLDAAFIVHGFPNLSKLIQMKGNIDPKDCFMNGFWRRVKNEEEKLFTS
- a CDS encoding class I SAM-dependent methyltransferase, which codes for MTHYPGLELDLFAQALNWKKYLTQHMAPEIQGSVLEVGAGTGNTTLHLCNQSISSWTCLEPDPNLLAHLTARIHQGIIPPSCKTLCGTLTDLPPEIRFDRILYVDVLEHIQDDQAELQRACSHLTNHQGRLIILSPAHEYLYTPFDAAIGHVRRYDRHTLRALIPPGMVVEKLRYLDSVGLLASLANRLFFRQSMPTIDQIHVWDRLMVPLSRWFDPLLRYRLGKSILLVARVT
- the galU gene encoding UTP--glucose-1-phosphate uridylyltransferase GalU, which gives rise to MKIRKAVFPVAGLGTRFLPATKAIPKEMLPVVDKPLIQYTVEEALAAGIEEIIFVTSRGKTPMEDHFDRAPELEEMLRCRGQIDLLGQIEALVAESWSVFSVRQNDPLGLGHAVWCARDLVGNQPFAVMLPDDLIQPSTPDGQPVPPVMKQMVERFQQVQSPLMAVMEIPADQTNRYGIIDPSGPQTETGLIPVKGLVEKPKPAHAPSRMAIIGRYILTPDIFGLLGEQRAGAGGEIQLTDAMAGLLKKHALYGYRFQGIRYDCGTKAGYQMGNLALALEMPELRRHLLPFMQERLNHWARMTPTSAGKST
- a CDS encoding UDP-glucose/GDP-mannose dehydrogenase family protein, with the protein product MRITMIGAGYVGLVSGACFSEFGVDVTCLDNDAEKIARLQKGQIPIYEPGLDSLVERNNRAGRLHFTTDAPAAIRQSDVVFIAVGTPERGSDGAADLSYVYAAARTVAKNLDKFTVVVTKSTVPVGTGLEVEQIIRQENPQADFAIASNPEFLREGSAIEDFMRPNRVVIGASDPRAIEILKELYRPLYLIETPILITNIPTAELTKYAANAFLATKIMFINQIANLCEKVGADVHGVARGMGLDQRIGKKFLHPGPGYGGSCFPKDTLALATTAKNNHEPITIVEAVIAANRHQKERMADKVKMALDGHLDGANIAVLGLTFKPNTDDMRDAPSLTIIPPLLRAGARIRAYDPEGMAAARKYLPDISYMEGVYETCVEADAILILTEWNQFRNLDMARIKAAMRPRADGRFVFCDFRNIYEPEKMRQSGFRYFGVGR